From Erigeron canadensis isolate Cc75 chromosome 8, C_canadensis_v1, whole genome shotgun sequence, one genomic window encodes:
- the LOC122610924 gene encoding uncharacterized protein LOC122610924 has product MVNSYHYSSTECKHIFDSNIPNAPPSLAFMRELCDEVDDIVARDQYSQPMLWIGIYIAIASFLCTAAMAADLSHGFLTRKIWFPCKYFSLNAASITMIAVAMKLPMDLSSPMPGAVDQLTKLGSMAFMCTMMANLMPSLASMGNKSLLANVTGLAILVITMIVNICIQINTNLISHEINNAMSRSVSNVNFHFAKMACIYVVLMILLLTVMISSTISIPIFKQILELKYREIRTMVLYDLEPQDATLEKLRQHVRRHWIMVKTGSPQFVMANNPLSFAAGVICVIAIVINTSLFLKFSDKEVYVAFRSDYKLSMLAIYITQFAGCIMGGITPVFRCFTILSFRFSSKTSRKFLLVFTVEKYWTKKLCEWKDCQITFLSSGCRSRTLVHKSKAIIMSLLIIFQKIIVVSCKMLRLIPVAVLIFVAHCFLSWNSLREKLCPCTPNIASKSTDDVTNKEDLGIYVLQLEDKIGLSDHTLQGILKSMDVLIQKIEKDSNHNNLIKLLDKSTAFRGVANFDTDQVQPLLPVVLPYSWSLPIVTLTCIAISLPNIEKNVANRLFKSVGEGLIYTHLVEESLINSAEENVINQKAATSLWHEVEAKCKWLDENLERSAFYGKTPREIVQSFSDKAKEMVINILSSTEGKLEKKLFAANSMYRISQTILLSYGSNIDPITEGELFIQLYGMISDIMVACFTNIPKVIMMKCHESVIEKREASVEVATMLLGRTMHIMKTVEPRELPSMDPDKMAYIDEWRLHMKQSIP; this is encoded by the coding sequence atggTTAATTCATACCACTATTCATCTACAGAGTGTAAGCATATATTCGATAGTAATATTCCAAATGCGCCTCCTAGTTTAGCCTTCATGAGGGAGTTATGTGATGAGGTAGATGATATTGTTGCTCGAGATCAATATAGCCAGCCTATGTTGTGGATCGGGATCTACATTGCAATAGCATCATTCCTTTGCACGGCTGCAATGGCAGCAGATTTATCACATGGTTTTCTAACTAGAAAAATATGGTTTCCATGTAAATATTTCTCTCTCAATGCGGCTTCTATCACCATGATAGCGGTCGCAATGAAACTACCTATGGATCTAAGTAGTCCAATGCCGGGTGCAGTGGATCAACTAACCAAGTTAGGAAGCATGGCCTTCATGTGTACAATGATGGCTAACTTAATGCCTTCTTTGGCATCAATGGGTAACAAGTCACTTCTTGCGAATGTTACAGGTTTGGCAATTCTTGTTATCACCATGATTGTGAATATTTGCATCCAGATTAATACCAATCTTATCAGTCATGAAATTAATAATGCAATGTCTAGATCTGTAAGTAATGTAAATTTTCATTTTGCAAAGATGGCATGCATCTATGTGGTCTTGATGATCTTATTACTAACAGTCATGATTTCCTCGACTATATCAATTCCAATCTTTAAACAGATCCTTGAACTGAAGTATCGAGAAATTAGGACTATGGTTCTATATGATCTTGAACCACAGGATGCAACTCTAGAGAAACTTAGGCAACATGTGAGAAGACATTGGATCATGGTTAAAACTGGTAGTCCTCAGTTTGTGATGGCTAATAATCCGCTATCTTTTGCTGCAGGCGTAATATGTGTGATTGCAATAGTCATCAATACATCTCTATTTCTGAAATTTTCAGACAAAGAAGTATATGTGGCTTTTAGATCGGATTATAAGCTGTCAATGCTTGCCATCTATATAACACAGTTTGCCGGATGCATAATGGGTGGCATAACCCCAGTATTTAGATGTTTTACCATATTAAGCTTCAGATTTTCCAGTAAAACAAGTAGAAAGTTTTTGTTGGTCTTTACAGTAGAGAAGTATTGGACCAAAAAGTTGTGTGAATGGAAAGATTGTCAGATAACTTTTCTATCAAGTGGTTGTAGATCACGAACTCTTGTCCATAAGTCAAAAGCCATCATAATGAGCCTTctcattatttttcaaaaaattatcgTTGTATCATGCAAAATGTTACGGCTTATCCCTGTGGCCGTTCTAATATTTGTAGCACATTGTTTTCTTAGTTGGAACTCACTGAGGGAAAAGTTATGTCCCTGCACACCCAATATTGCCTCAAAAAGTACCGATGATGTTACAAATAAAGAAGACCTTGGCATCTACGTTTTGCAACTTGAAGACAAGATTGGGCTTTCTGATCACACATTGCAAGGAATCTTAAAATCTATGGATGTTTTGATTCAAAAGATTGAGAAGGATTCAAATCATAACAATCTTATAAAACTTCTCGATAAATCTACTGCATTCAGAGGAGTAGCAAACTTTGACACAGATCAAGTGCAACCACTGCTTCCCGTTGTACTTCCTTACAGCTGGAGCTTACCTATCGTGACCTTGACATGTATCGCCATTTCTCTCccaaatattgaaaaaaacGTGGCGAACAGATTGTTTAAAAGTGTCGGTGAAGGTCTTATATACACCCATCTCGTAGAAGAAAGCCTCATTAATAGTGCAGAGGAAAATGTAATTAACCAGAAGGCGGCTACGAGCTTATGGCATGAGGTGGAAGCCAAGTGTAAGTGGTTGGACGAAAATCTTGAAAGAAGTGCTTTTTATGGAAAAACACCAAGGGAGATTGTTCAATCGTTTTCTGATAAAGCAAAAGAAATGGTGATAAATATCCTATCAAGTACCGAAGGAAAACTAGAGAAGAAATTGTTTGCTGCCAACTCAATGTATCGCATTTCTCAAACAATTTTGCTCAGCTACGGAAGCAACATTGATCCGATTACAGAGGGGGAATTGTTTATCCAGTTATATGGAATGATCTCGGACATAATGGTTGCTTGCTTCACTAACATACCAAAAGTGATTATGATGAAATGTCATGAAAGTGTGATAGAGAAAAGGGAGGCTAGCGTTGAGGTTGCAACGATGCTTCTTGGTAGGACTATGCATATCATGAAAACGGTTGAACCACGTGAACTACCGAGCATGGATCCTGATAAAATGGCGTATATTGATGAGTGGCGTCTTCATATGAAGCAATCAATCCCTTAA